The segment CTGCTCATCTATCCGAACCTGCTGATCATGGACTTCGTGGCCATCAGCATCCGGTACATCGAACCCGTGGCGCCGGACAGAATGGAGGTCACGGCCTGGCACCTCGTGCCCAGGGAGGAGTCGGGTCCCGCGCTCGCCACCCGGCTCGACAGTTACCTGACGTTCCTGGGACCGGGCGGCTTCGCCACACCGGATGACGTGGAGGTCCTCGAATCGTGTC is part of the Candidatus Palauibacter scopulicola genome and harbors:
- a CDS encoding SRPBCC family protein, whose translation is LLIYPNLLIMDFVAISIRYIEPVAPDRMEVTAWHLVPREESGPALATRLDSYLTFLGPGGFATPDDVEVLESCQAGFRATEAEWSDISRGMLNPSPGTSDELQMRGFWRQWHAHMQGLSRTNVQDRANE